A single genomic interval of Devosia oryziradicis harbors:
- a CDS encoding ATP-binding cassette domain-containing protein, which produces MDALAPKETLITLSNAGVQRGARTLVSGVDLTISRGEIVTLIGPNGSGKSTTAKLATGVLRPTMGSVTRKPGLKIGYVPQKLTIDWTLPLTVERLMTLTGRHAAGDIDEALEAVGARRLLKAAVQELSGGEFQRVLFARAMIRKPDLLVLDEPVQGVDFSGEVALYELVRQIRDTTRSGILMISHDLHVVMAETDTVICLNGHVCCRGTPSAVKRSPEYLKLFGERAASTLAIYQHHHDHEHQDDGCVVPDGHAHDHGDHEHDHHDHAGHGHAH; this is translated from the coding sequence ATGGATGCGCTGGCACCCAAGGAAACACTGATCACCCTGAGCAATGCCGGCGTGCAACGTGGCGCCCGCACACTGGTCAGTGGCGTGGACCTGACCATATCGCGCGGCGAGATCGTGACGCTGATCGGGCCCAATGGTTCGGGCAAATCAACCACCGCCAAGCTGGCGACGGGCGTGTTACGACCCACGATGGGCAGCGTAACCCGCAAGCCGGGGCTCAAGATCGGCTACGTGCCGCAGAAGCTGACCATCGACTGGACCCTGCCGCTGACGGTGGAACGCCTGATGACGCTGACTGGCCGGCACGCCGCTGGCGATATCGACGAGGCGCTCGAGGCCGTCGGCGCGCGGCGCCTGCTCAAGGCGGCAGTGCAGGAATTGTCAGGCGGCGAATTCCAGCGTGTGCTGTTCGCGCGGGCCATGATCCGCAAGCCCGACCTGCTGGTGCTCGACGAGCCCGTGCAGGGCGTCGACTTCTCTGGCGAGGTGGCCCTCTATGAGCTGGTCCGACAGATACGCGATACCACGCGTAGCGGCATATTGATGATCAGCCATGACCTGCATGTGGTCATGGCCGAGACAGACACGGTGATCTGTCTCAATGGTCATGTCTGCTGCCGCGGCACGCCTTCGGCGGTGAAGCGGAGCCCCGAATATCTCAAGCTCTTCGGCGAACGCGCCGCGAGCACGCTGGCCATCTACCAGCACCATCACGACCACGAGCATCAAGACGACGGCTGCGTGGTGCCCGACGGGCAT